From the Pseudarthrobacter sp. MM222 genome, one window contains:
- a CDS encoding XcbB/CpsF family capsular polysaccharide biosynthesis protein, giving the protein MSDAVIKISYDTPWEVVVNQLTDDTKFVHVSLAENQAEDTNLIRLARKIPVAKSTLVGLTKHGFHSYLTKENATRLVKYDVVRDLWSKVKDGEYSITDDGVVYTYTPPASGVNPKRLFVVFSAIHEDMYTTSLMRHFMQNFPSVQKYLPSDTAVLRIADLGGVAGAFYLNTSYLQDNVSAIQRLLASVAKKHQIGHDSVVLYGVSKGGTGALYHAIKGGYRCVAVDPVVSDAYYEERHRDSHFTTGGIFPASKQQAFRELTHAVVEGCTAIPGAYSRWSVICSDFSPQFVYISDILIGPLLDRISFFNSRNNQIKDHPDVGPRTVNTATMLMNMHLYGVPIRSGMTRID; this is encoded by the coding sequence ATGAGTGATGCCGTCATAAAGATCTCCTACGATACCCCATGGGAAGTCGTTGTCAATCAATTGACTGACGATACAAAATTTGTGCATGTGTCATTAGCCGAAAATCAGGCCGAAGACACCAACCTTATTCGTTTAGCCCGAAAGATTCCGGTAGCGAAATCTACCCTGGTCGGTCTTACGAAGCATGGATTTCATTCTTACCTGACGAAGGAAAATGCAACCCGCCTAGTAAAGTACGACGTTGTTCGGGACCTGTGGTCAAAGGTTAAGGACGGCGAATACAGCATCACTGACGACGGAGTCGTCTACACCTACACACCGCCAGCTTCGGGTGTAAATCCCAAGCGCCTCTTTGTCGTCTTTTCCGCGATACATGAGGACATGTATACAACAAGCCTCATGCGTCACTTCATGCAGAACTTTCCCTCAGTGCAGAAGTATCTGCCGAGTGACACGGCCGTGCTTCGAATCGCAGACCTGGGCGGGGTTGCAGGCGCCTTCTACCTGAACACGTCTTATCTGCAGGACAACGTTTCTGCAATCCAGCGACTCTTGGCTTCCGTGGCCAAAAAGCACCAAATAGGCCACGATTCGGTCGTTTTGTATGGCGTATCCAAGGGTGGCACCGGCGCTCTTTATCACGCCATCAAGGGTGGCTATCGCTGCGTCGCGGTGGATCCGGTTGTTTCTGACGCGTACTACGAGGAACGCCACCGCGATTCGCATTTCACGACAGGCGGCATCTTTCCTGCTTCGAAACAACAAGCTTTCCGAGAGCTGACCCACGCCGTCGTTGAAGGCTGCACGGCTATTCCCGGCGCCTACAGCCGCTGGTCCGTCATATGTTCCGATTTTTCTCCGCAGTTCGTATACATATCGGACATTCTGATAGGTCCGCTCCTGGACCGGATTTCATTTTTCAATTCTCGAAATAATCAGATTAAGGATCATCCGGATGTGGGACCACGAACGGTCAACACTGCAACAATGCTCATGAACATGCACTTGTACGGTGTCCCTATCCGATCAGGGATGACACGGATCGACTGA
- a CDS encoding fibronectin type III domain-containing protein, translated as MYSTKADMSTPFYRNIASGLTGGYGGLTPATTYYVKIKALNSTGGDLTAYSAAVTAKTLPPMPAPPTGLKPVSSTATYLTMGWNSVSGAVGYRLMYSTKSDMSAPFYRNIASGLTGGYGGLTPATTYYVKIKALNSAGADLTTYSAAVTAKTLVAPPAPPAGLKSTIQSTTTLSFSWGAVPNAPQYRLALSSKADMSAPTYATASTTSGEVRGLSPATPYYAQVRALSATGASITSYSTVVKATTAAVPVLPAIASPLSVASFNIRCATCIEGLPEEKTWADRRGAVVQTIVSKMPDIIGIQEASHTWLNDPRPGGYTQFEDLRDRLTAAGAAYKLTNSNRNNCVDSRLPANCVYADQGASAGTKIFYNSKTVKLVRSGSKMLPATSAAANPRYVAWAEVVQLSTGKHLFFADAHLEIGKEASANDLRKRQAQAVLDTIKARNSGNLPVVLVGDMNSNKWTEPSNGPYDVLTGQGLVDPLGNTYKSWYPSSAATAEKVVNRRINSWNGFERAVRQGAAGTSGTYIDYIFTSKMRVPYYENVAKVDALGNYVGTMPSDHNMQFATVGLP; from the coding sequence ATGTATTCCACCAAGGCCGACATGAGCACGCCGTTCTATCGAAACATCGCGTCCGGTCTTACCGGAGGCTATGGCGGGCTGACCCCAGCGACGACTTACTACGTCAAGATCAAGGCCCTGAACTCGACGGGCGGGGATCTCACCGCATACTCCGCCGCCGTAACGGCGAAGACGCTCCCGCCGATGCCGGCGCCGCCCACAGGCCTGAAGCCCGTTTCTTCGACCGCCACTTACTTGACCATGGGCTGGAACTCCGTGTCCGGGGCCGTCGGATACCGACTCATGTATTCCACCAAGTCCGACATGAGCGCGCCCTTTTATCGCAACATCGCGTCCGGCCTCACCGGGGGCTATGGAGGACTGACGCCGGCAACGACCTACTATGTCAAAATTAAGGCCCTCAACTCTGCTGGCGCGGACCTGACGACATATTCGGCCGCCGTGACGGCGAAAACTCTAGTGGCCCCACCCGCTCCCCCGGCAGGCCTGAAATCCACGATCCAAAGCACCACGACCCTGTCCTTCTCCTGGGGGGCGGTGCCAAACGCGCCCCAGTATCGGCTGGCGTTGAGCAGCAAAGCCGACATGAGTGCCCCGACGTACGCGACAGCCTCGACTACTTCAGGCGAGGTGCGTGGCTTGTCACCCGCAACCCCTTACTACGCGCAGGTCCGGGCGCTTTCGGCGACCGGAGCCTCAATCACATCCTACTCAACTGTCGTCAAGGCGACGACCGCGGCAGTGCCTGTACTGCCAGCTATCGCCAGCCCGCTGTCCGTTGCATCTTTCAACATCCGTTGCGCGACCTGCATAGAGGGGCTTCCGGAGGAGAAGACCTGGGCGGATCGCCGAGGAGCCGTAGTACAGACAATCGTTTCTAAAATGCCCGACATCATTGGGATCCAGGAAGCCTCACATACATGGCTGAACGATCCCCGACCGGGCGGGTACACCCAGTTTGAAGATTTGCGCGACCGCCTAACGGCCGCGGGTGCAGCGTACAAACTGACCAACTCGAACCGGAATAACTGTGTCGATTCACGGCTTCCCGCCAATTGCGTGTATGCCGATCAAGGCGCCTCGGCGGGGACGAAGATCTTCTACAACTCGAAGACTGTCAAGCTAGTGCGTTCGGGTTCGAAGATGCTCCCCGCCACTTCTGCGGCGGCCAACCCCCGTTATGTTGCCTGGGCGGAGGTAGTCCAACTGTCCACGGGTAAGCACTTGTTCTTTGCCGACGCTCACCTGGAGATCGGCAAGGAAGCTTCCGCCAACGACCTCCGTAAGCGGCAGGCCCAAGCCGTTCTGGACACCATTAAAGCCCGGAATTCGGGCAATCTGCCGGTTGTTCTCGTCGGCGATATGAATTCCAATAAGTGGACGGAGCCGTCCAACGGCCCCTACGACGTACTCACGGGCCAGGGATTAGTGGATCCCTTGGGTAATACGTACAAGAGCTGGTATCCGAGCAGCGCGGCGACGGCTGAGAAAGTTGTGAACCGGCGCATCAACAGCTGGAACGGTTTTGAACGTGCCGTCCGGCAGGGGGCCGCTGGAACTAGTGGAACCTACATCGACTACATTTTCACGTCCAAGATGCGGGTTCCCTATTACGAAAACGTCGCCAAGGTCGACGCTTTAGGCAACTATGTGGGAACGATGCCTTCGGACCACAACATGCAGTTCGCTACCGTTGGTCTGCCTTAG
- a CDS encoding GT-D fold domain-containing glycosyltransferase, protein MTTESSNEALLSRMSRTTEEMVELIRRQNSIIEAQSRTLSALQAQAGEHRGMLEVLGRIGLRDTLADARTVIQSRQLSMMETVKQVAEGKSVARWGDGEIKLMLQPEFDLMYQKALPALAAELEAMLTSYDENSSKIILAMPTFFSSRLWMGIFAENWHLLKPILEESQSKWGNTHVSRPLFFQRHGHEAVGAWRSVWSNKRVCVIAGRGSKFELLPELFDNVADVRRIDSEPADAYATLPELKQKLRAIDDVDLFLIALGPSGTVLAGHLSSEAGGAHHAVDIGHLASSYLNVFKGGKTPEHLPTRAVP, encoded by the coding sequence ATGACAACTGAATCTTCAAACGAGGCTTTACTTTCTCGGATGAGCAGAACCACTGAAGAGATGGTCGAGCTGATTCGTAGGCAAAACTCCATTATCGAGGCGCAGTCGAGGACATTAAGTGCCTTGCAGGCTCAGGCAGGGGAACACAGAGGAATGCTCGAGGTCTTGGGACGGATCGGGCTCCGGGACACCCTTGCCGATGCCAGGACAGTAATTCAGTCGAGGCAGCTGAGTATGATGGAAACGGTGAAGCAGGTAGCGGAGGGGAAATCCGTTGCGCGTTGGGGTGATGGCGAAATTAAGCTGATGCTTCAACCCGAGTTTGATTTGATGTACCAAAAGGCATTACCAGCACTTGCAGCGGAGCTCGAGGCCATGCTTACTTCCTATGATGAAAACTCATCGAAGATTATTCTGGCAATGCCTACGTTCTTTTCGAGTCGCCTCTGGATGGGTATATTTGCTGAAAATTGGCATCTTCTGAAGCCAATTCTTGAGGAATCCCAGTCCAAGTGGGGCAACACTCATGTTTCCCGGCCACTGTTTTTCCAGAGGCACGGCCACGAAGCTGTCGGGGCTTGGCGAAGCGTCTGGAGTAACAAACGGGTCTGCGTAATCGCGGGGAGGGGCTCCAAATTCGAACTCCTCCCGGAACTGTTCGATAACGTCGCGGACGTACGACGTATCGACTCGGAACCTGCCGATGCTTACGCCACGTTGCCCGAACTCAAGCAAAAGCTCAGGGCCATAGACGATGTCGACCTATTCCTTATAGCACTTGGGCCGTCTGGCACGGTCCTGGCAGGCCACCTGTCTTCCGAGGCAGGAGGCGCCCATCACGCGGTCGACATCGGGCACCTGGCATCAAGCTACCTGAACGTTTTCAAGGGGGGCAAAACGCCGGAACATTTGCCCACACGGGCAGTTCCTTAA
- a CDS encoding CDP-glycerol glycerophosphotransferase family protein: MNKEETKDALPARAELRAAAWTGARTYTVRLWAYLLSPVSKSATTDVQVWLQDDKGRRTTALVRPCIEPAANERSSNTSFDASTCAFEAVFDFDSHLAAATARGSMLTTHVAVSDGRQTHESKLTHRYRWGSAGALEANGFDNGVQVVPSWSASGLQFKVAQRIAVAHAASLVGEELRLWVKCSGRFTPDVAVLRDDAERGVEASYFKREGNWVEIAFNTANLPAFAADAQESWRIYVQAGDKSRLVHWTNGPLQADHREDGLVLTTGPSGVLRLDRAQHNIEATSIDFYPLPSPHLTVSGSYAGEQSKPVGLSLDGQRTTVPGVLVTNTAGRFIFSVPLVRPLEAGTAPVPSGGYRVSVQFNDESYDRLRPAKPLAARLYKTHYSDSLNVRLERSPANEVYVNVSPPLSPSELGEFNQRKISSASRDGAALRSDCFYFESWFGKNFSDSPLALFNEAKRRLPDARFYIGVADLSVALPADAIPVVRNSTESWKALAESKYVITNCWAPDRYQRHPEQVLVQTWHGTPLKLLGLDRPGARDKAGRVAKIERDANEWSLLVSQNPHSTEVFKRAYAYAGEILESGYPRNDALFDSSDLGQQVRASLNIPSGKTVVLYAPTWREESAGSPDLIQAGAMAQALGPDFVVLLRGHSVSLRRGHDVEADGVIDVTSFNDPSGLMAAADVLVTDYSSIMFDFSVTGKPLVFFVPDWDFYTGAGRGVYFDLADKAPGPLCRTREDVIEVLRNLKESRSIYQEPYAAWVKEFNPWDNPRSSEAVFSRILELGN; the protein is encoded by the coding sequence ATGAACAAGGAAGAAACAAAGGATGCCCTTCCCGCGAGGGCCGAGCTTCGCGCGGCTGCCTGGACGGGCGCCCGGACTTACACCGTAAGACTATGGGCCTACCTGCTGTCCCCGGTGTCGAAGTCTGCAACGACGGACGTCCAGGTCTGGCTGCAGGACGACAAAGGTCGCCGGACGACAGCGCTTGTCCGCCCTTGCATCGAGCCGGCGGCCAATGAGCGTAGCTCAAACACTTCGTTTGACGCTTCAACGTGCGCCTTTGAGGCAGTGTTCGACTTTGACAGTCACCTGGCGGCGGCCACTGCGCGGGGCAGCATGCTGACCACTCATGTCGCCGTATCAGACGGCCGGCAGACGCACGAATCGAAATTGACTCATCGATACAGGTGGGGTTCGGCGGGTGCGCTGGAAGCAAACGGCTTCGACAATGGCGTCCAGGTTGTTCCTAGTTGGAGCGCCAGCGGGTTGCAATTCAAGGTTGCCCAGCGTATCGCTGTTGCCCACGCAGCGTCGCTCGTTGGCGAGGAACTCCGTCTCTGGGTTAAGTGCAGCGGGCGCTTCACGCCCGACGTGGCAGTCCTCAGAGATGATGCCGAGCGCGGGGTTGAAGCCTCGTACTTTAAACGCGAGGGCAATTGGGTCGAGATTGCATTCAACACCGCGAACCTGCCGGCCTTTGCAGCAGACGCCCAGGAAAGCTGGAGAATCTACGTCCAGGCTGGCGACAAAAGCCGACTCGTACATTGGACGAATGGCCCGTTGCAGGCAGACCACCGTGAAGACGGGCTCGTCCTGACTACCGGCCCGAGCGGTGTACTTCGCTTGGACCGCGCGCAGCACAATATAGAGGCGACGTCCATCGATTTTTACCCTCTTCCCAGCCCGCACCTAACCGTCTCAGGATCCTACGCGGGCGAGCAGTCGAAGCCGGTAGGGCTGTCACTGGACGGACAGCGAACCACCGTCCCGGGGGTACTCGTAACCAACACGGCCGGCCGCTTTATCTTTTCAGTTCCCCTGGTTAGGCCGCTGGAAGCAGGCACGGCTCCCGTACCCTCAGGCGGTTACAGGGTCAGCGTCCAGTTCAACGACGAGTCGTACGACCGCCTGCGCCCTGCCAAGCCATTAGCTGCCCGGCTGTATAAGACTCACTACTCAGACAGCCTAAACGTTCGGTTGGAGCGTTCTCCGGCGAACGAAGTCTATGTTAATGTCAGTCCCCCGCTGTCGCCATCCGAGCTCGGTGAATTCAATCAGCGAAAGATCAGTTCGGCAAGTCGTGATGGAGCCGCACTGCGAAGCGATTGTTTCTATTTTGAAAGCTGGTTTGGTAAGAACTTCTCCGACAGCCCGCTGGCTCTGTTCAATGAGGCGAAGCGGCGGCTTCCGGATGCCCGCTTCTACATTGGGGTAGCCGACCTGTCAGTTGCCCTGCCCGCAGATGCTATTCCGGTTGTGCGCAACAGCACAGAGTCGTGGAAGGCTCTCGCGGAATCCAAGTACGTAATCACAAACTGCTGGGCGCCTGATCGGTATCAGCGGCACCCGGAACAGGTCCTGGTGCAAACGTGGCATGGCACCCCGCTAAAACTCCTCGGATTGGACCGGCCGGGTGCAAGGGATAAAGCTGGCCGGGTCGCGAAGATTGAACGGGACGCTAACGAATGGAGCCTCCTGGTTTCCCAGAACCCGCACAGCACCGAAGTCTTCAAGCGAGCGTACGCCTACGCCGGAGAGATTCTGGAATCCGGCTATCCCCGAAACGATGCGCTGTTCGACAGCAGCGACCTCGGACAACAAGTCCGTGCCTCGCTGAACATTCCTTCCGGGAAAACAGTTGTGCTCTATGCACCTACGTGGAGGGAAGAAAGCGCGGGTTCACCGGACCTGATCCAAGCGGGAGCGATGGCCCAAGCGCTGGGCCCGGACTTCGTTGTGCTGCTCCGCGGTCATTCTGTGAGTCTTCGACGTGGCCATGACGTGGAAGCCGACGGCGTCATCGACGTAACGTCGTTCAACGACCCGTCTGGCCTCATGGCTGCAGCCGACGTCCTGGTGACGGATTATTCGTCCATCATGTTCGACTTCAGCGTCACCGGAAAACCCCTGGTCTTCTTTGTCCCGGACTGGGATTTCTACACCGGAGCAGGCCGGGGAGTCTATTTTGACTTGGCCGACAAGGCCCCCGGTCCGCTGTGCCGCACCCGTGAAGACGTGATCGAAGTTCTTCGAAACTTGAAAGAGTCCCGGAGTATCTACCAGGAACCTTATGCCGCGTGGGTGAAGGAGTTCAATCCCTGGGACAATCCGCGATCATCAGAAGCGGTGTTTTCCCGCATACTCGAACTGGGAAACTAG
- a CDS encoding CDP-glycerol glycerophosphotransferase family protein, which yields MIGWQFGYWGGREFEKRGNWKMAASVYQRLWDQGGTGNARVAYKLGHAYFRLEDLARAKQYISAAVALNPKVASWHYRLGFINERERMWAEALESYTHATNLEPQRAEWFYRKAQCEQALGEKLSAQESLRTAVRLDPSQAKFHKALGKQLGQGAARWQEVEALEDGLALHQDDADWLVKLARAYFEMERFSEASELYERAVRLRPKDARLLFATGLAHAGTIAPTAAQGWFSRAVSADRELEAGRFGHGVFFEALRDWDSAAAAYLEQLKDKPLDAELHYRHGFASDRCYKWAEAVSAYEAAVALKPGEAYWHYRLGFAQERLHHYQEAADAYAEALRVSDSQKPYWQFRLAYVLHEMGRYGEAVESYVAAARLAPVDQIFEDSGEANRTDVHERLLVSVRQLAGTIKSKLDAKSYFDVGTDAEKLGDWPAAAQLYSQAVLRSNDHRSGWYNRLGFALAKAGALEEACDAFRQSRIFARPYGVSEQSYSKSAAVKTVIEYVEYYESLPLVANTILYESNLGTSIDCNPLSMYETIVDDPKYSGYVHIWTVANGEVTLPASLLGRENVRIVVKQSDLYLKYLATAEYLINNSTFPSYFVRKDGQSYLNTWHGTPLKKMGTDVEGSALEHANVTRNLLQATHLLSPNEHTTDVLTRAFGVDGIFTGRVALTGYPRIDKTLNSSAAHRESVLNVLGIDPEGRKPVVLYAPTWRGSMNAKVLDSEAMAQDIEALASASDFHLLVRAHHYTEDLLVGSDKPIAVVPRSLTTNDLLSVVDVLITDYSSVVFDFMATGRPVVLYAPDQDEYAAERGLYFDMEGLPGPVCSTVDEVLAGVRNGLAAEQRHPAYAANQARFTPAEDGLAADRAVAFYFENDAQHDVILPKKESSLLFRHGMNPNGMTASLLNLLEALDTDRHTLTLLIDAAGVSDDPQRLAAFKSLPENVRTVGRVGRQIASVEERWIMSAFKRSNTFSTDEQRQIYFNAFNREFRRLFGKSAFDALVEFDGYSPFMASILLGGRSDANTSDIFLHNDMLAENQSKYPYLREMFALYREFDGVISVSEALSEVNASKLSDSFDIPKEKFDFTPNVILPGKILAKASESIVSPVIEWMTGPGKVFTISARLSPEKDHAKLLRAFKKIVNESPDTRLVMIGDGVLAGELRRLTRDLGLEESVFLAGMQENPFAILRKSDCFILSSNHEGQPMVLLEAMVLGMSIVATDIDGSRGVLAGPDGDHGLLVPNSVDGLVAGMRAYLAGEVPPATFDAEQYVAAALAKFERVVGAEVALAR from the coding sequence ATGATTGGTTGGCAATTCGGTTATTGGGGCGGTCGCGAGTTCGAGAAACGCGGCAACTGGAAGATGGCTGCCTCCGTCTATCAGCGGCTGTGGGATCAGGGGGGGACCGGTAATGCCCGGGTTGCATACAAACTCGGCCACGCCTACTTCCGTCTGGAGGACCTCGCGCGCGCCAAGCAGTACATTTCGGCAGCGGTCGCGCTAAACCCGAAGGTCGCCAGTTGGCACTACCGTCTCGGGTTCATCAACGAGCGCGAGCGGATGTGGGCCGAAGCGCTGGAGTCATACACGCACGCCACCAATCTCGAACCCCAACGCGCCGAATGGTTCTACCGGAAGGCCCAGTGCGAACAGGCCTTGGGCGAAAAGTTGAGCGCACAGGAGTCGCTGCGCACTGCTGTGCGTCTGGACCCGAGTCAAGCGAAGTTCCACAAGGCACTGGGAAAGCAACTGGGGCAAGGCGCGGCCCGCTGGCAAGAAGTCGAGGCACTGGAGGATGGACTTGCCCTCCACCAGGACGATGCAGACTGGCTGGTGAAGCTCGCCCGCGCCTACTTTGAAATGGAGCGCTTTTCGGAGGCGTCGGAGCTGTACGAGCGCGCAGTTCGGCTGCGGCCCAAAGATGCCAGGCTGCTGTTCGCTACGGGACTCGCCCATGCGGGAACAATTGCCCCTACCGCGGCACAAGGATGGTTTAGCCGCGCTGTGTCTGCTGATCGGGAGCTGGAGGCGGGGCGCTTCGGGCATGGCGTCTTCTTTGAGGCCTTGAGGGACTGGGACAGTGCTGCCGCCGCATATCTGGAACAGCTCAAGGACAAGCCACTGGATGCCGAGCTGCACTACCGGCACGGCTTTGCCAGCGATCGCTGCTATAAATGGGCTGAAGCCGTTTCCGCATATGAGGCTGCTGTGGCCCTGAAGCCGGGTGAAGCATATTGGCACTACCGGCTCGGTTTTGCCCAAGAGCGACTTCACCACTACCAGGAAGCCGCAGACGCGTATGCGGAAGCGCTGCGCGTGAGTGACTCGCAGAAACCCTACTGGCAATTTCGGTTGGCATATGTCCTTCACGAGATGGGCCGATACGGGGAAGCTGTTGAATCCTATGTCGCGGCAGCAAGACTGGCACCGGTGGATCAAATTTTTGAAGACTCCGGTGAAGCAAACAGGACCGATGTCCATGAGAGGCTCCTGGTTTCGGTCAGGCAGTTGGCCGGAACAATCAAGAGCAAGTTGGACGCCAAGTCGTATTTCGATGTCGGAACCGATGCTGAGAAGCTTGGGGACTGGCCGGCGGCAGCCCAGCTTTATAGCCAAGCCGTTCTGCGGAGCAACGATCACCGATCAGGATGGTACAACCGGCTGGGTTTTGCCCTGGCCAAGGCCGGAGCGCTAGAAGAGGCGTGCGATGCCTTTCGGCAGAGCCGGATCTTCGCACGTCCGTATGGCGTAAGCGAGCAGAGCTATTCAAAGTCGGCCGCTGTGAAGACGGTCATCGAATACGTTGAGTACTACGAGAGCCTGCCGCTCGTAGCGAACACCATTTTGTATGAAAGCAACTTGGGGACGTCTATCGACTGCAACCCCCTGTCCATGTACGAAACAATCGTCGACGATCCAAAGTACTCCGGGTACGTCCATATTTGGACTGTGGCAAACGGGGAAGTGACACTACCTGCCAGCCTCTTGGGCAGGGAGAACGTCCGGATCGTAGTGAAGCAGTCGGACCTGTACCTGAAATACCTCGCGACCGCCGAATACCTCATCAACAACTCGACCTTTCCTTCCTACTTCGTTCGGAAAGACGGGCAGTCTTACCTGAATACCTGGCACGGGACACCGTTGAAGAAGATGGGCACGGACGTCGAAGGCTCTGCCCTTGAACATGCCAATGTGACTCGAAACCTGCTTCAGGCCACGCATCTTCTCAGCCCGAACGAGCACACGACTGATGTGCTCACCCGTGCGTTTGGCGTGGACGGGATCTTCACCGGGCGCGTCGCACTCACCGGTTATCCTCGGATCGATAAAACGCTTAACTCTTCGGCGGCGCACCGTGAGTCCGTCCTTAACGTGCTGGGTATTGACCCCGAAGGACGCAAGCCTGTCGTGCTGTACGCGCCTACCTGGCGGGGCAGCATGAACGCAAAGGTACTGGACTCAGAGGCGATGGCTCAAGACATCGAAGCGTTGGCTTCGGCATCTGATTTTCACCTGTTGGTACGTGCCCACCACTACACCGAGGACCTATTGGTTGGGAGCGACAAGCCAATAGCGGTCGTTCCGCGGAGCCTGACTACTAACGATCTACTTTCCGTCGTTGACGTCCTCATAACGGACTACTCAAGCGTCGTGTTCGACTTCATGGCGACTGGCCGGCCTGTGGTGCTGTACGCCCCGGACCAGGACGAGTATGCGGCCGAGCGTGGGCTGTACTTCGATATGGAAGGCCTTCCAGGTCCCGTCTGCAGCACTGTCGACGAAGTTCTGGCAGGGGTGCGCAACGGATTGGCTGCAGAGCAAAGGCATCCGGCATATGCGGCGAACCAGGCACGCTTCACACCTGCGGAAGACGGTCTGGCGGCAGATCGGGCCGTAGCGTTTTACTTCGAAAACGACGCACAGCACGACGTGATTCTCCCCAAGAAGGAAAGCTCGCTGCTCTTCAGGCACGGAATGAACCCGAACGGGATGACTGCTTCCCTGCTCAATCTGCTGGAAGCGCTTGATACTGACCGGCATACCCTGACACTCCTCATCGACGCGGCCGGGGTGTCGGACGACCCCCAGCGGCTGGCTGCGTTCAAGTCGCTTCCGGAAAACGTTCGCACCGTGGGTCGGGTGGGGCGACAGATTGCCAGCGTGGAGGAGCGTTGGATAATGTCAGCCTTTAAACGCTCAAACACCTTTTCCACCGACGAGCAAAGGCAGATATATTTCAATGCCTTCAACCGGGAATTCCGGCGTCTCTTTGGGAAGTCCGCGTTCGATGCCCTAGTGGAGTTTGACGGCTATTCTCCCTTCATGGCTTCGATCCTCCTTGGCGGCCGTAGCGACGCGAATACTAGCGATATATTCCTGCACAACGATATGCTGGCCGAGAACCAGTCAAAGTACCCCTACCTGCGTGAGATGTTTGCGCTCTACCGCGAGTTTGATGGGGTCATATCGGTGTCGGAGGCCCTGAGTGAGGTCAATGCCTCAAAGTTGTCGGACAGCTTCGACATTCCAAAGGAGAAGTTTGACTTCACCCCGAACGTCATTCTTCCAGGTAAAATCCTCGCTAAAGCGTCCGAATCGATTGTGTCTCCTGTAATTGAATGGATGACAGGTCCGGGCAAGGTCTTCACCATCAGTGCGCGGCTATCTCCTGAAAAGGATCATGCCAAGTTATTGCGGGCATTCAAAAAGATCGTTAACGAATCTCCTGATACGCGACTCGTGATGATAGGTGACGGCGTTCTGGCAGGGGAGCTGCGGAGGTTGACCCGTGATCTCGGGCTCGAAGAATCCGTTTTCTTGGCCGGAATGCAGGAGAATCCGTTCGCGATCCTGCGTAAGAGTGACTGCTTCATCCTGTCGTCCAACCACGAGGGCCAACCCATGGTTTTGCTTGAGGCCATGGTTCTGGGTATGTCGATCGTTGCCACGGATATTGACGGCTCCCGGGGCGTCCTCGCAGGCCCGGACGGAGATCACGGACTGCTCGTACCGAACTCGGTAGATGGGCTTGTTGCAGGCATGCGCGCTTATCTGGCCGGGGAAGTCCCTCCCGCCACGTTTGATGCCGAACAGTACGTGGCTGCTGCCCTGGCGAAGTTTGAGAGGGTTGTTGGAGCGGAAGTCGCACTCGCCCGATAG